GCAAGATGTAATGGATAGTAAATTGCATCCAGAGCTGTCAGGTTTAGGTAATTGGGAAATGGCAATAGCAAATTATATTTTGTATAAATTATTTCCAGAGCAAATACAACATGGACGACAGGTAAATACGCTTTTCCAACATTCGCAACGCAATACTGAATCATGGTTTAAGCATAAATAGGGGATAACATTAATGAATGAAAAAGAATTTTTTCAATTTGCCAAAAATAAAATATTTTTGTTTCAGAGCGGTTATAATGTTCAAGGAAAAAAAGATGGCCCTATTAATGGTTGGTGGAGAGTTTTTTTAATAGGTGGCGAACCAGAAAACTACCTAACAGTTATCTTTAATGTTGATCATACTTTAACTTATCCTGCTAAATTAGGCTTTCTGCCTGGGGAACGCAAGTGGCAATTTGATGAAAAAAACCAACAAATCAATCTTTTTGATGAATCAGGAACAACTTTACTGTCTGCGTACTCATTACCAGCCGACTTTAATGCTGGTCACTTTATTTTAAATAAGGTTAACGATCCTACTAAAAGATATCTTGCTTTTACAACATTTGATATTTTTAAGAAAAAGCAAAATGCGCCAACTTTTGCTAGCCAACGGGTGGTCTTTTTGTGCGATGGTCAGTCAGTTATGACAGAGCAAGAAATTAATCAGTATACAGTTGAACATTGTTGTGAAATTAATACCATTACTAACAATAAAGTGAGTGTATGGGCGTTGCTTAATCAGGTGTGGGATCTAATTACCCAAGATGAGAAATTAAAGGATCTCTGTGTATTCTTAGAGGGCAGACCTGATTTAGATAAGTCTGCTTTTTCGAAAAAATTAGTAATAAAAACGACAAACAAACATCAGCAGTATATTGCGGGGCCACGTAGTGATGTAATAATTGTTTTGTCACAATTGTTGACTTTGCACTATCGAGAGCGGCTGGCAGAAGGCGCAGAATTACATGCGCCAGTGGAATTGTTAAGTCAGGTAATTACCAATTAAAAATTTAATAACTCAAAAATAACCTTGATAGTTAAGACTATCAAGGTTATTTTATATCTGATAAACCAAATTTTTAATTGCGTCATCGCCAAATTGCTTATCTTGGGCAATTAAAATACCAGCGCAGGCCTCGCTGTCGCTGAGGGCATTATGGTGGTGCCACAACTCTACGCTTAAAGCCTCTGAGACCGTATCCAGCTTGTGGTCATGCAAGTCTGGCTCGAATAACTTACTAGTTTGTAAAGTGTCAATCACAAAGTAATGTGGTTCTTGAATATCGTAGCGCGCTAGGCTTTGGCGCATGACGTTAGTATCAAAGCGGGCATTATGGGCTGCTACTAGCATCCCTGGTTGGTAAAGCTCCTTAATTTGTGGCCATACTTCTGCCATTGTTGGGGCATCTTGCACATCAGTTGCCGTAATGTCATGTATTTGAATGTTGTGCGCATCAAACGGCATTTGCGGATTAATTACAGTATAAAAACGGTCAACTATTTTGTTATTTCGGACCATTACTAGCGCTAGTGAACATGCACTTTCTGGATGATGATTAGCGGTTTCGAAGTCCATTGCAATAAAGTTCATTTTTTCTCCTTAAAAACTTAATTTTAGTATAACATAGGATGAAGCCAGTAGATTAATGCGGTAGAATATAACAAGACAGATTGAAGGGATGTTTGGCTTTGGAATTATTAGATTTAAAAAAGCACGGAATTGACATTAAAGAGCAAGTTCCACTCAGTAAATATACATTTACCAAGACGGGTGGTCCCGCGCAGTACCTTGCTTTTCCCAAAAATGAAACAGAATTAACGCAGTTAGTAATAGCTGCAAAGCAAGAACGGGTTCCTTTAACCGTGATTGGCAATGCATCAAATCTGATTATCCGTGATGGTG
The sequence above is a segment of the Lactobacillus sp. ESL0677 genome. Coding sequences within it:
- a CDS encoding 3'-5' exonuclease — protein: MNFIAMDFETANHHPESACSLALVMVRNNKIVDRFYTVINPQMPFDAHNIQIHDITATDVQDAPTMAEVWPQIKELYQPGMLVAAHNARFDTNVMRQSLARYDIQEPHYFVIDTLQTSKLFEPDLHDHKLDTVSEALSVELWHHHNALSDSEACAGILIAQDKQFGDDAIKNLVYQI